The DNA window GCACTAGCTGTCACTTATTCACATAAATGATCgctttaaatgtttgtgtgtttatttacGCAGCTACATTCAATATTCGAACATTGCGGCCCGTGTTCTGCGTGAAGCCCTGCGTACCGATCTCCGCGCCGCCGCCGCAAAGCGTGATGAGAGCCATGTGAAGTTTACACCATGGGCTAACGGAAAACCAGCACGTAAGTATTCCCCTAAAAAGTGGGGGAGTCTATAAGGTGTTATAAGTTACTGGATCTGGCTATGTTATATAAACAATGTTATATGGTCACCAATTTTGAAAACACTGTGCTCTCTTTCAATATTACAGATGAGAAATAGATATCTTTAGCAGCAAAACTGTTGTAGCAAGGTGTAAGTTTTTGagcaacatataaaaaaagaatgcAACTGCTCCGAAACTAATAATAGCTTGCCCTGTTTAAGTTTTCAAATCAATACTTAATAAACACAATATCTTTCCTAAACgttaaacatttgttatgcccatcaaattattaacaatgcGTGAAagcgagcgagatagctagCATTTCGTGCGCCCAACACTTCAATGTTGTTCCTTTTTCTGTGCTGTTTCTTTATATAGAACAATACTAACatacttttgtttacattttcaaCAGCGCGCCAAGCGGAATCTGCCTAAATGCTCCAAAAATAACTGGGGGACCATGAAGCTGCGAATAGCATTATTTTGGGATGTTtccataattaaaatatgcttaattgAGAATTAAATATCGAAAAACATTCAAAAAACAATTGCGAATATATTCTTTAATTTAGAGTTACTAAACATAAAAAGTTACTGAATCCAATAGGTAAATGTGTCCAATACCAATCTATTTGTCATGTGGATCTAAAGCTAACGCTGCTCGTCTTGTgctatattataaaaatgtggCCAGGTTTGTATCTCTTCAAATAGTCGACGTCCTGGACTTTCAGTTGAATTGCACTGGCAGTGACAAATCAGTCGATAATCCTTGGCTATGTGCCCCTCTTCGATGCCGCGCTGTAGCAGATTTCGGGACATGCTTAAGGCATCTGCAGTGGGCAATTCACGCATAAAGCAGCCAATAAAACCAATACCTAAAGCTTTTTTGTTGTAGCCCATAGTATGAGCGCCCACTGTCTCCCAGCCGCGACCCTCGTAGATGTTGCCATCGCAGCCAACAAGAAAATTATAGGCAATGTCATTCCAACCACGACTCTCAATGTGAAAACACTAAAagacacaaaatatttaatatatatgaatatgaaaGAAGAAATGCGTTGATTTGTCTACAAGCTTACCTGTATATCTCTTATAAGTCGTACATTGATCGCTCTCTTCACGGAATGCTCTGTAGCAGTGTGCACTTTAGATATAATAGATAGACTGAACTTAATATGCTTATACTTCAGTACTAATACTACCTACATATAACAACATATTTTACAGGTCGCTGAAGTTTAGTTGGCTCCTCCATGGGTCTTTGAGCAAGCCAAGAGTGACGCGGTACTATAGCGCAAAGCTCCTTTGGTAATTTGAactctaaatataaatatacaaatattagcatgcgagaaaaattaatttgggTTAATATTTATCTTACTTTGTTGAGCAATAAATACATCGCTGTTAATGCGTTCCTCTGACTCTAATAGCTCCCCTTCATGTGAGCTACATTCTTCCTTTTTTTCACTTGGAGTCTCAAGAGACGCTTTTCTTCGCGTGCGGCGTTTATTGCTTTTACGTGAAAGTGCATGGACATGTATACTGCCATTTATGTTGGTCACATTGCCGATGTGCACATTGGTGGAGTTACTGATGCTTACATTGCCCACAGTTTGTATGTTGTTGATAGAGTTCATAAGATCGCGCAGATCTTGTATATATGTGTCTGTTTTAACgcctacaaatatttttacatttcattGTTGTGGTCTAAATTTACCCACTGACTCACCCAATTGTGTGCCTAAAGCTGTAGTGCTAATCTCTTCGTCGGTGTATACGTCGTCCTCAGTATCTTCCTGTTCGGTAAACGTATGAGCGCTAAATCTTTCTTCCAAATCGTTCACACTGTCTACCACCGATGACTCAGCTAATGACTCCAAGTCATCCTGTTGCGATTCAAGCCACTGGCGTGTGCGTTCCTGAGCTGCAGTTATGTTGGACATATTgactaatatttttaatgcgtgTCAATCCTTGTCTGCAAATGTGCCATAATATGCTAATtaatgtgtatttgtattataagAATATACTTATTACTTTTGATAAGTTTTGAGGGCTATTCCGATAAGATAAATTATATGCGCCTGAGTCTGGTCAGTCCAATATGCCTTTAACTGTATTTACAGCCGCAGGTACAATCGGGATTCACTTTACCACATGGGGATTTACAAATCATCTGCACATAATTCTTttcaatattgaaatatttatttctgtatgtaaatatgtttgtattgAAAAGCTGAACAAAACAAGCGATCAGTTTTGGCAGGTGGTATGCAGTTCACatcaaaatttattgacatgtatgtacattaaaTTGTAAGTTCATAATTTACTAGACAATAGCTTCTGAATATTTCAATGATTAACCTTTAATAACATATGTTGATTACGATGGTTTTAAAGATAAACACTTATGTTGTGCAATAAAAAGCTTTGTGCTGCATACTTGCTTTAGCTTCATGCGATAAGCCcaagcatcagcaacagctaTTGACCTGCCTCCACTGAAACACATCgttattgtttttgccagTTTATGTCATAACCTCGTTGTTGGCGACGAacctttttatttacattgattttttttttttgtattaaatctATTGGCCGGCTAGTATGTTGACGCTGCGGAATGTAGAGCAGCAACGTGCGCGTCTGCTGGCCATCTGCCGCCGATGCCTATTTATCAAGGCAGAGCCACAGGCCGTGTTATCCCAAGGGGACTCAACAGGAGTCGCACAGTATCCAGAAATCAAGGATCTAAGCTTTAAAGCTCGTAAGCAAGAAAAAGCCGCCGAATGGCACAATGAAATACGCCAAGTCCCCACAATTGAAGAGAAGATGATTAAAGTCAATTTGCCACGCTACTACGGCTATAAAGTGGTCGACTTTAATGACACCAAAGTACCATACAATGCGCTGCCGCTGACGCAACACTATACGCGCACTGTGTTGGAGGAGCTACCAGTGGCTGAGTCGGTTATGGATCAATTCGTAAAATCAGCACGTAGTGATGCCATTGAGGCGCTGGAATATGCTCACGACTACTACAAGTAAGTTACAGTATAGGCTACAAACGCAActgaaatgtttataatttgcagGCAACAGTTGACGCTGCTACATAACCCACTAGATTCAGTTACACAAGAGCGGCAACTGACGCAGATAATTCTGGAGCAGATTCACCGGGTAGTGCTACAAACACTTAGTGCAGACTACGCACACTTGAATGAGTTGGAAGTGGATTATAATCCTCGCCACGAAGCATTTTGGGCAGTGGGTGGTGTGGA is part of the Drosophila busckii strain San Diego stock center, stock number 13000-0081.31 chromosome X, ASM1175060v1, whole genome shotgun sequence genome and encodes:
- the LOC117134924 gene encoding protein stunted isoform X1; the encoded protein is MTNAWRAAGITYIQYSNIAARVLREALRTDLRAAAAKRDESHVKFTPWANGKPAPRQAESA
- the LOC117134923 gene encoding peptidoglycan-recognition protein LE, which codes for MSNITAAQERTRQWLESQQDDLESLAESSVVDSVNDLEERFSAHTFTEQEDTEDDVYTDEEISTTALGTQLGVKTDTYIQDLRDLMNSINNIQTVGNVSISNSTNVHIGNVTNINGSIHVHALSRKSNKRRTRRKASLETPSEKKEECSSHEGELLESEERINSDVFIAQQKFKLPKELCAIVPRHSWLAQRPMEEPTKLQRPVKYVVILHTATEHSVKRAINVRLIRDIQCFHIESRGWNDIAYNFLVGCDGNIYEGRGWETVGAHTMGYNKKALGIGFIGCFMRELPTADALSMSRNLLQRGIEEGHIAKDYRLICHCQCNSTESPGRRLFEEIQTWPHFYNIAQDEQR
- the LOC117134924 gene encoding protein stunted isoform X2, encoding MTNAWRAAGITYIQYSNIAARVLREALRTDLRAAAAKRDESHVKFTPWANGKPAHEK